A region of Pseudorasbora parva isolate DD20220531a chromosome 14, ASM2467924v1, whole genome shotgun sequence DNA encodes the following proteins:
- the si:dkey-182g1.6 gene encoding muscle M-line assembly protein unc-89 has product MRNRSLLIGVVLLVQGVFGSGEVKSVSVMVGDSVTLHTDLTETKGFDELQWEIQGESNIIAQIDREANTVSVPGNEEERFRDRLKLDDQTGFLTITNIRTSDSRVYELQIKSSTKMNKYRFSVSVRDVFFVDSAGAKSVSVTEGDYVTLHTGVTDKQSGDVIQWKFGDQDLNGPGDTMSNIDLNKETGEITIRNIRRDQTGDYKLEINTSSMILHRKFDIAVDEMKTVSVMEGESVTLRTGLIEIQGYDLILWKFGDHLVAEIIKSTNQLSLYDTGDKRFKDRLQLNEKTGSLLISKSENTDSGVYHLNMSSSSHTVQRSISVTVSDRSGAVSGISGASVGLMLWAVAVFLLKEV; this is encoded by the exons ATGAGGAACCGTTCTCTCCTTATTGGGGTTGTATTACTTGTACAGG GTGTGTTTGGGTCTGGTGAAGTGAAGTCAGTGTCGGTGATGGTGGGAGATTCTGTCACTCTACACACTGATCTCACTGAAACAAAGGGATTTGATGAGCTGCAGTGGGAGATTCAAGGAGAAAGCAATATCATAGCTCAGATCGATAGAGAGGCCAATACAGTCTCAGTACCTGGGAATGAAGAAGAAAGATttagagacagactgaagctggatgaTCAAACTGGATttctgaccatcacaaacatcaGAACCTCAGACTCTAGAGTTTATGAACTACAGATCAAGAGCAGCacgaagatgaacaaatacagatTCAGTGTCTCTGTCCGCG ATGTGTTTTTTGTTGATTCAGCTGGAGCGAAGTCAGTGTCAGTGACGGAGGGAGATTATGTCACTCTTCACACTGGTGTTACTGATAAACAGAGCGGTGATGTGATACAGTGGAAGTTTGGAGATCAAGAC TTAAACGGCCCTGGTGACACGATGAGTAACATTGATCTGAATAAAGAGACCGGAGAAATCACCATCAGAAACATCCGAAGAGATCAGACTGGAGATTATAAACTGGAGATCAACACCAGCAGTATGATCTTACACAGAAAATTTGATATTGCTGTTG ATGAAATGAAGACAGTCTCAGTGATGGAGGGAGAATCTGTCACTCTACGCACTGGTCTTATTGAAATACAGGGATATGATCTGATATTGTGGAAGTTTGGAGACCATCTCGTTGCTGAAATTATAAAatcgaccaatcagctgtcattATATGACACCGGTGATAAGAGATTCAAAGACAGACTGCAGCTAAATGAAAAAACTGGATCTCTTCTCATCAGTAAATCGGAAAACACAGACTCGGGAGTTTATCATCTGAACATGAGCAGCAGCTCACACACCGTTCAGAGGAGCATCAGTGTGACTGTCAGTG ATCGGTCAGGTGCTGTATCAGGGATATCTGGTGCCAGTGTTGGTCTGATGCTTTGGGCTGTAGCTGTTTTTTTACTAAAAGAAGTATAA
- the LOC137039734 gene encoding CD48 antigen-like, whose translation MTHSVEIGCRLKRFYLGRLEKMIHAFIWFCLCFSPLVGMLVAEANEVKAVPVMAGDSVTLESNITDIQGYDQIEWRYGNIRIVRIKEVNGVFSTTYIEDWRFIGRLQLDNHTGSLTITNLSLEHSELYEQSIKVGNKKHVTIYNLTVYAPLSIPVISSYCTQTPSSRCSLLCSVLNVSHVTLSWFKGNSLLSSISVSELSISLSLPLEVEYQDKNTYSCVLNNPIRNQTRHISDLDWLSSSCNLCFDTTEAVIRLVVTALMGVAAVVAIVVLVYDIRSRTGVERRNIHTRH comes from the exons ATGACACATTCTGTCGAAATCGGCTGCAGACTAAAGCGATTTTATCTCGGACGGTTGGAGAAAATGATCCACGCGTTTATTTGgttctgtttgtgtttttcCCCCCTGGTTG GTATGCTTGTTGCTGAGGCAAATGAAGTGAAGGCAGTGCCAGTGATGGCGGGGGATTCGGTCACTCTAGAATCTAATATCACTGACATACAGGGATATGATCAGATAGAGTGGAGGTATGGAAACATTCGCATTGTTAGAATCAAGGAAGTGAATGGTGTCTTCTCTACAACTTATATTGAGGACTGGAGATTCATAGGCAGACTCCAGCTGGATAATCACACTGGATCTCTCACCATCACAAACCTCAGTTTGGAGCACAGTGAACTTTATGAACAAAGCATCAAGGTCGGAAATAAGAAGCATGTCACGATTTACAATCTTACCGTTTACG CTCCTCTGTCCATTCCTGTCATCTCAAGTTACTGTACACAGACTCCGTCATCAAGATGTTCACTGCTGTGTTCAGTGTTGAAtgtgagtcatgtgactctctcctggttcaaaggaaacagtttattgtccagcatcagtgtgtctgaactcagcatcagtctctctctacctctggaggtggaatatcaggataaaaacacctacagctgtgtgCTGAACAATCCTATCAGAAACCAGACCAGACACATCAGTGATCTCGATTGGTTGAGTTCAA GCTGCAACCTTTGTTTTGACACTACTGAGGCTGTTATCCGATTGGTCGTTACTGCTCTGATGGGCGTGGCTGCAGTGGTTGCCATTGTTGTCCTGGTTTATGACATCAGATCCAGAACAGGAGTGGAGAGAAGAAACATTCACACCAGACACTGA